TTACTGAATAATAGCTTTTAAATATGTTCAGAAAATTAATATCTCATATCTACTATATAATATTTATAACAACACTCTTCAGTTGCGAAAATATTAATAGAAATAAAGTCAGTTTTACGGCTGGTTTTTCCAATATAGAAAGCAGTGTAAAAGGTTACCGATTTGACCGCGATTCTCTATTTTCCTCCCTGATAAATAAAATAGATTCGGTAAAAGAATTTATACCTGTTATTCATTTTTATGTGGATAGTATCGTACCACAGTATAGCCAATGGGAATATAATATGTTTTCCGACTATATTTTAACCCATCCGAATAAATATCTGACAAAAATGAAATTAGACAGTTTAACATTGGTTACACTGGCTGAGAGTGACGATGGGTACTTCCACTACTTTTTACTTGACCGTTGCGACTCCATTATTTACCATAAATTTTCAGATACCTACCACACCATTATTTTAAACCGCAGATACAAAGACTGGAACGATGACGGAGAAAATGAAATCGTAGAACACAGGCTGTATATCGGACAAAATTGGACAACTACATCAGAATTTGTATTCTCTCTTAAAAACGACAAATTAAACCTCATATTTTGCATCGAACTCTCCGAAGAAAATTGTGTATCTTCAGACCCTCAGGGATACGGTCGATTAATTACACGCCAATACCGAAAAAAAGGAAACGGTTTATACTACATTACTCAACTCGAAAGAAGATGCAATTGCAGCACACCGGAAACAAAACCCGACAAAGTTTTATCAGTTACACACTACACGATTTCGACAAACGACTTAATAAAACGATACGGAAACAACACAAACTGAAAATATATATCGAATTTACCACTCGAACGATTTTTAACACAGATAAGGTCATCAGAAAAAAAAAAGAAAACCGGTCTTGTTACTTTTTCTTTCAATAATCCACTAACTATTAATAAACCGGGAGAACAATCTCTGATTGCCCTCCCGAATTCATATATTTTTATAATTTATTTATTTCTCGGATCCCACGAAGGATGAGCCGGATCTTCTGCTTTCATCGCTTCATCGAAACAAATTCCAAGAGCTTTTGCGACTCCCCGACCATATGTTTCATCAGCATACGAACAATTACGCACATGACGTTGCTTTACAAATAATTCGGCATCTCCCATCGCACGGGCTGTATTTTCAAACAATACCTGTTGCTGGTCTTTCGTCATTAAACGGAATAACAACCCGGGTTGCGTAAAATAATCATTATCGTATTCTCGTTCGTCATAGTTATATACATCTCCGGTAGATTTCAATGGAGGTTCCTTCTTAGAAGGGTCATCCTGCCATTCTCCGTAACTATTGGGTTCATAACCTTTAGCAGCACCATAATTACCATCGGTCCTCATCATACCGTCCCGATGATAAGCATGGAAAGGACAACGAGGCTTGTTTACCGGAATTTCATTGTGGTTTACACCAAGCCGGTACCGCTGTGCGTCACCATAAGAAAACAAACGTCCCTGTAACATTTTATCCGGAGAAAAACCGATACCTTCTACAATATTCATCGGGTTAAAAGCAGATTGTTCTACTTCGGCATAATAATTTTCAGGGTTTCGATTCAATTCAAGGATACCGACATCATGTAATGGAAAATCTTTATGATACCAAACTTTAGTAAGGTCGAACGGATTAATCGCATAAGATCGAGCCTGTTCTTCTGTCATTAGTTGAATCTGCATTTTCCAACGTGGAAAATCTCCTCGTTCTATCGCTTCGAAAAGATCTCTCTGATTCGATTCTCTATCTTTTGCTATAATTTCCTCTGCCTCAGCATCTGTCAGGTTTTTAATTCCTTGTAAAGATTTCAAATGAAACTTAACCCAAATACGTTCGTTGTCTTTATTGTAAAAACTGTAAGTATGGCTACCGAAACCATGCATATAACGATAAGAAGCCGGAATTCCCCGATCGCTCATCGTAATAGTCACCTGATGTAAAGTTTCAGGAAGCAAAGTCCAGAAATCCCAGTTATTATTAGCGCTTCTCATATTTGTACGCGGATCGCGTTTAACGGCATGGTTCAGATCAGGGAATTTCAAAGGATCACGCAGAAAGAAAACGGGGGTATTATTTCCTACCAAATCCCAATTCCCTTCATCGGTATAAAATTTCATGGCAAAACCTCTTATATCTCGTTCAGCATCGGCAGCACCCCGTTCTCCGGCTACCGTCGAAAAACGAACGAAACAATCGGTCTTTTTACCTATTTCGGAAAAAATCGAAGCTCGGGTATATTGAGTAATATCATTAGTAACCGTGAAGGTACCATATGCACCAGAACCTTTTGCATGCATACGCCTTTCGGGAATCACTTCTCGATCGAAATGCGCCAGCTTTTCGAGGAACCAAGGATCCTGCAATGTTACCGGCCCTCTCAAACCCGCAGTTTGAATATTTTGGTTATCCGCTATCGGACGACCGTTTGTCGATGTCAATTTTTTCTTTTCCATTCTCTTTATTTTTTGTTGATATATATACAGAAATTCTATCAATCGCTTCATTCTCCGGTATTTTCAAGAGGACATGTTCTCTGATTATTTCCGATAACCATTCATCCTCTATATCAATAATTTCTTCACCGGATGTAAAAATATGATGATGTTCTTTAACAGTAATATCATAAATGACTTTACCATTGTTACCCACAAATTTCGACAGTAAACCTGCCTGACAAAACGAATCCATAATCCGATATATCGTCGATATAGTTATATCAGGATTTTGACTCCTTACTATTCCGATTATCTCATCAATAGATCCATGACATATTTTCTGCATCACCTCATAAACGACTCTTCGTTGGGGGGTAACTTTCAACCCTACAGATTTTAATTTGTTACTAATTTTCATCTTGCATCAATCTATACCGCAAATTAAATAATAATTTTTCGCATTTGCAATTTTTTATCAATAAAACTGTATATTAATTATCATAAAGAAGATTATAAAACCTATTCCTTATCAAATAATTTTCATAAATCTATATTAAGATAAAAAGCCGGCCTTTTAAAAAGGCCGGCTTTTTATCTTAAATAGAATATCACGATTTATTTCTCGATTTTCGTTGTTTCATCAACCGCAGTATATTTCTCCATAGCGAGCTTAAACAATTTATCTCCCGTAACAGAATCGACATTTGAAGAAGGGCCAGTAACACATCCTCCCTCACAAGCCATAACCTCAATAAACTGA
The Coprobacter tertius DNA segment above includes these coding regions:
- a CDS encoding catalase — encoded protein: MEKKKLTSTNGRPIADNQNIQTAGLRGPVTLQDPWFLEKLAHFDREVIPERRMHAKGSGAYGTFTVTNDITQYTRASIFSEIGKKTDCFVRFSTVAGERGAADAERDIRGFAMKFYTDEGNWDLVGNNTPVFFLRDPLKFPDLNHAVKRDPRTNMRSANNNWDFWTLLPETLHQVTITMSDRGIPASYRYMHGFGSHTYSFYNKDNERIWVKFHLKSLQGIKNLTDAEAEEIIAKDRESNQRDLFEAIERGDFPRWKMQIQLMTEEQARSYAINPFDLTKVWYHKDFPLHDVGILELNRNPENYYAEVEQSAFNPMNIVEGIGFSPDKMLQGRLFSYGDAQRYRLGVNHNEIPVNKPRCPFHAYHRDGMMRTDGNYGAAKGYEPNSYGEWQDDPSKKEPPLKSTGDVYNYDEREYDNDYFTQPGLLFRLMTKDQQQVLFENTARAMGDAELFVKQRHVRNCSYADETYGRGVAKALGICFDEAMKAEDPAHPSWDPRNK
- a CDS encoding Fur family transcriptional regulator; translated protein: MKISNKLKSVGLKVTPQRRVVYEVMQKICHGSIDEIIGIVRSQNPDITISTIYRIMDSFCQAGLLSKFVGNNGKVIYDITVKEHHHIFTSGEEIIDIEDEWLSEIIREHVLLKIPENEAIDRISVYISTKNKENGKEKIDIDKRSSDSG